One Candidatus Paceibacterota bacterium genomic window carries:
- a CDS encoding efflux RND transporter periplasmic adaptor subunit encodes MTSIFKKHKYIFLFSILAVLVAAGIWFFFLRGGETAFDFAEAKKTDVVLEVSVTGKVEPAQSVDLAFQSSGRIVAVYVDVGDKVFSGQSIASLDTSELSADLRSKEASLESAKIQLAELERGSRPEEIEIQRVKVANAGVALDDAKRTLLDKIEDAYTKSDDAVRGKADQFFDNPRSVSPQLRFSPSDSTTEIAVEFGRRSVEVLLVNWNSWVLSGLSSEELLSKANVAQNNLNQISDFLGKAASVVNSLTPNTSLSQTTIDGWKTDVSAARTNVNTAISNLSTAVEGFRTEQSALDLAEKQLDLELAGSSSEEIEAKKASVKEAEAAVDKIKAQISKNVIWAPIAGVITKQDAKVGETAIANTSVVSMISESDFEIEANIAEADISKLQIGDFTKVTLDAYGESVFFEARLTKIDPAETVIEGVSTYKTTFQFIKKDDRIKSGMTANLDILADKKENVISIPFRAVISSNGDKFVKVIEPDGKTYKEIKVEIGLRGSDGNIEITNGISEGDKVMISVKK; translated from the coding sequence ATGACTTCAATTTTTAAAAAGCATAAGTATATTTTTTTGTTTTCAATTCTTGCCGTCCTGGTGGCTGCGGGAATTTGGTTTTTCTTTTTGAGAGGGGGGGAAACCGCTTTTGATTTTGCCGAGGCGAAGAAGACGGATGTTGTTTTGGAAGTGAGCGTTACCGGAAAAGTCGAACCGGCGCAAAGCGTTGATTTGGCTTTTCAATCCAGCGGAAGAATTGTGGCGGTTTATGTCGATGTTGGCGATAAGGTTTTTTCGGGACAATCCATAGCGTCTTTGGACACTTCGGAACTTTCCGCCGACTTGAGGAGCAAGGAAGCGTCTCTTGAATCAGCGAAAATTCAGCTGGCTGAACTTGAAAGGGGTTCCCGACCCGAAGAGATAGAAATACAAAGAGTAAAAGTGGCGAACGCAGGAGTCGCTTTGGATGACGCGAAACGCACTCTTTTGGACAAGATAGAAGATGCTTACACCAAGTCCGACGACGCGGTTCGCGGCAAGGCCGACCAGTTTTTTGATAATCCGAGAAGCGTAAGCCCTCAGCTTAGATTCAGCCCGTCGGATTCAACGACTGAAATAGCGGTTGAATTTGGAAGAAGAAGCGTTGAAGTGCTTTTAGTCAATTGGAATTCCTGGGTTTTAAGCGGACTTTCTTCCGAAGAACTGCTTTCAAAAGCGAATGTTGCCCAAAACAATTTAAACCAAATAAGCGATTTTCTGGGAAAAGCGGCTTCTGTTGTAAATTCTCTTACTCCGAATACTTCGCTTTCTCAAACTACGATAGACGGGTGGAAAACAGATGTTTCCGCCGCAAGAACAAATGTCAATACGGCGATTTCAAATCTTTCCACGGCAGTGGAAGGTTTTCGTACGGAGCAATCAGCCTTAGACCTGGCGGAAAAACAACTGGATTTGGAACTCGCAGGCAGTTCTTCGGAAGAAATTGAAGCGAAAAAAGCCAGCGTGAAAGAAGCCGAAGCGGCTGTTGATAAAATAAAAGCGCAAATTTCTAAAAATGTCATTTGGGCGCCCATAGCGGGAGTAATTACGAAGCAAGACGCCAAGGTCGGCGAAACCGCGATAGCGAATACTTCCGTTGTTTCAATGATTTCCGAGTCCGATTTTGAAATAGAAGCGAATATTGCCGAAGCCGATATCTCTAAACTTCAAATAGGAGATTTCACGAAAGTGACGCTTGACGCGTACGGAGAAAGCGTTTTTTTTGAAGCGAGGCTTACAAAAATAGACCCTGCCGAAACTGTTATCGAAGGAGTTTCAACATACAAGACGACTTTTCAATTCATTAAAAAAGACGACAGGATTAAATCGGGCATGACCGCGAATTTGGATATTTTGGCCGACAAAAAAGAGAACGTGATTTCAATTCCTTTTCGCGCGGTCATATCGTCAAACGGGGATAAATTCGTAAAGGTTATTGAACCGGACGGAAAAACTTACAAGGAGATTAAAGTTGAGATCGGGCTAAGGGGTTCTGACGGTAATATTGAAATAACAAACGGCATAAGCGAAGGCGATAAGGTGATGATTTCCGTGAAGAAATAA
- a CDS encoding PspC domain-containing protein, with product MMKKLYRSGENKVFAGIFGGLGEYFDVDPVVLRLAWIAITALTGFVLGIAAYIIAIFVVPKKADRQPNKGK from the coding sequence ATTATGAAAAAGTTATACAGAAGCGGAGAGAACAAAGTTTTTGCCGGAATTTTCGGCGGGCTTGGCGAGTATTTTGACGTTGACCCGGTGGTTTTGAGGCTCGCGTGGATAGCGATAACGGCGCTTACCGGTTTCGTGCTGGGAATAGCCGCTTATATTATCGCCATCTTTGTCGTGCCCAAAAAAGCCGACCGCCAGCCGAATAAAGGAAAATAA
- a CDS encoding DUF5698 domain-containing protein — protein MFFLFFVGIIEMLIVTAWTKVVTRTKVMASGAITMVNVLIWYYVLQRFVDDIDNWLIAVVYAFGCAVGTVLGTYYFQKEEERNEKDQKSFSELEIV, from the coding sequence ATGTTCTTCTTATTTTTTGTCGGCATTATTGAAATGCTTATTGTGACCGCTTGGACTAAAGTTGTCACGAGAACAAAGGTTATGGCAAGCGGGGCAATTACAATGGTTAACGTCCTCATATGGTATTATGTGCTTCAGCGTTTTGTGGACGACATTGATAATTGGCTGATTGCCGTAGTTTATGCTTTTGGTTGCGCGGTAGGCACTGTTTTGGGAACGTATTATTTCCAAAAAGAGGAAGAGAGGAATGAAAAAGACCAAAAGAGTTTTTCTGAGTTGGAAATTGTGTAA